A single Candidatus Thalassolituus haligoni DNA region contains:
- a CDS encoding SDR family oxidoreductase → MSKRILITGAGRRLGKVLALHFLQQDWQVVGHYNTVSELPDHDSLSLLQANLADTADTLRLCQQLQHQPAFDAVIHNASCFVPDAAGGHTPAEQAAHLTAHLNVHVVAPALITQCLEHHWNAGAAMVVLADIYADLPNQRFSAYCSSKAGLQNWALSMAQRLAGRVRVNVIQPGPIQFLPDHDDAYRQRVLSQSLVPHELGYGAIVKACDYLLDNEAVTGSVMRVDGGRFVANRYDQTFSTD, encoded by the coding sequence ATGTCGAAACGGATACTGATTACCGGGGCAGGGCGGCGATTGGGCAAGGTGCTGGCGTTGCATTTTTTGCAGCAGGACTGGCAGGTGGTCGGCCACTATAATACGGTCAGCGAGCTACCGGATCATGACAGTTTGTCCTTGTTGCAAGCCAATCTCGCAGACACTGCGGATACCTTGCGGTTATGCCAGCAGTTGCAGCATCAGCCAGCATTTGATGCGGTGATTCATAATGCTTCCTGTTTTGTTCCGGATGCCGCTGGCGGCCATACCCCGGCAGAGCAGGCGGCGCATCTGACGGCGCATCTGAATGTTCATGTTGTGGCTCCGGCCTTGATTACCCAGTGTCTGGAGCATCACTGGAACGCGGGAGCTGCGATGGTGGTACTTGCCGATATTTATGCCGATCTTCCCAATCAACGTTTCAGTGCGTACTGCTCCAGCAAGGCGGGATTGCAAAATTGGGCCTTAAGCATGGCGCAGCGTCTGGCAGGTCGGGTGCGGGTCAATGTGATTCAGCCGGGGCCGATCCAGTTTTTACCGGATCATGATGATGCCTATCGGCAGCGGGTATTGTCACAATCTCTGGTGCCGCATGAACTGGGCTATGGTGCCATCGTCAAGGCATGTGATTATCTGTTGGATAACGAGGCAGTGACCGGGTCGGTGATGCGGGTGGACGGCGGTCGTTTTGTCGCCAATCGTTACGATCAGACCTTTAGTACGGATTGA
- a CDS encoding LuxR C-terminal-related transcriptional regulator produces the protein MHLQDDAGRRHILLFGRQNLQNTVLLAYIQGQLGMHSQLVHELVWPPACLPADGQTLLMFDTDGVRPERLARVLDTVYEKGDDTSPAIALFNVPPRHAMESFVCWPRVCALFYRDSTQQQLIRGVEAVFKGELWLPRKLVNAHLERTRQRPRAFEPPPVSLTSRESEILHLVATGATNQAIAEILELSTHTVKTHLYNLFRKVGVKNRVQAINWAKEHLSV, from the coding sequence ATGCATCTGCAAGACGACGCGGGTAGGCGTCATATCCTGTTGTTCGGGCGCCAGAATCTGCAAAATACGGTGTTGCTGGCCTACATCCAGGGTCAACTGGGCATGCATAGCCAGCTTGTACATGAGCTGGTTTGGCCGCCAGCCTGTTTGCCGGCTGATGGACAAACGTTGTTGATGTTTGACACTGATGGTGTTCGTCCTGAACGCCTCGCCAGGGTGCTGGATACAGTCTATGAAAAAGGTGACGACACCTCGCCTGCCATCGCACTGTTTAATGTTCCCCCGCGCCATGCCATGGAATCGTTTGTTTGCTGGCCCAGGGTGTGTGCCTTGTTCTATCGCGATTCAACCCAGCAACAATTGATTCGAGGCGTAGAAGCTGTTTTTAAAGGGGAACTCTGGTTACCCCGAAAGCTGGTGAATGCTCATCTTGAACGTACCCGGCAACGCCCTCGTGCATTTGAACCTCCTCCGGTATCGCTGACCAGTCGGGAATCTGAAATTCTGCATTTGGTAGCGACGGGTGCGACTAATCAGGCTATTGCTGAAATTCTGGAACTCAGTACACATACGGTGAAAACCCATTTGTACAACTTGTTCAGAAAAGTGGGCGTCAAGAACCGGGTACAGGCAATTAATTGGGCCAAGGAACATCTGTCTGTCTGA
- a CDS encoding MFS transporter, with protein MTAIPESAQQRAIASLAALYALRMLGLFMVLPVLMLDGLTLKDATPQLLGLAMGVYGLTQALLQIPAGALSDRIGRKPVIVVGLLIFAAGSLIAAHADSVYGLIIGRALQGGGAIASAIMALVTDLTNEQSRMKAMAFIGASIGLSFSVALVLGPWLSSIGGLSLIFTLTGVLALGGIAVTLLLIPSPPKTHHRDSVAVLSEVRLQLANGSLWPLNIGVFVLHALMVAIFVAIPLQLTQLDLPAEHHSYLYLPVLLLAFALMVPLIIIAEKRRQMKNVVLIAATLILIALLLMTQAATLWQWAGLMLLYFLGFNLMEASLPSWLSKIAPAGAKGSAMGIYSSMQFLGAFAGGSIGGWVLSHWGASSVFAIFAAAVLLWGLLMVATPPPRHLTSVRLALLQPLTQYQHRALLALSGVAELTELPEEQAVYLKVTASEFDQELAQAITHTTGESYGSQR; from the coding sequence ATGACCGCCATACCTGAATCTGCTCAACAGCGTGCTATCGCATCACTCGCTGCTCTCTACGCCCTGCGTATGCTGGGCCTGTTTATGGTACTTCCGGTATTGATGCTGGATGGCCTGACACTGAAAGATGCCACTCCCCAACTCCTCGGCCTGGCAATGGGTGTCTATGGTCTGACCCAGGCGTTACTGCAGATTCCTGCAGGTGCCCTGTCAGATCGTATTGGCCGCAAGCCGGTCATTGTTGTCGGGCTGCTGATTTTTGCAGCAGGCAGCCTGATTGCTGCCCATGCTGACAGCGTTTACGGCCTGATTATTGGCCGTGCCCTGCAAGGCGGCGGTGCCATTGCCAGTGCCATCATGGCGTTGGTCACTGACCTCACCAATGAACAGAGCCGGATGAAAGCCATGGCCTTTATTGGTGCCAGTATTGGCCTGTCATTTTCTGTTGCCCTGGTACTGGGCCCCTGGTTATCGAGTATCGGTGGATTATCGCTGATTTTTACACTCACTGGCGTGCTGGCACTGGGGGGCATTGCCGTGACCCTGCTACTGATACCATCCCCCCCAAAAACCCATCACCGCGACTCGGTGGCGGTACTCAGCGAAGTTCGATTGCAGCTGGCTAATGGCTCACTCTGGCCGCTGAATATCGGCGTTTTTGTACTCCATGCCTTGATGGTGGCCATTTTTGTCGCCATTCCACTGCAGCTCACACAACTTGATCTGCCAGCAGAACACCATAGTTACCTCTACCTGCCGGTATTACTGCTGGCGTTTGCCCTGATGGTGCCACTGATAATCATTGCAGAAAAACGCCGCCAGATGAAAAATGTCGTGCTGATTGCAGCGACCCTGATTCTGATCGCTCTGCTGCTAATGACACAAGCCGCCACGCTCTGGCAATGGGCCGGACTGATGCTGCTTTACTTCCTCGGCTTTAACCTGATGGAAGCCAGTCTGCCTTCCTGGCTCAGCAAAATCGCTCCAGCCGGAGCCAAAGGCAGTGCAATGGGCATTTATTCCAGCATGCAGTTTCTGGGGGCCTTCGCTGGCGGCAGTATTGGTGGCTGGGTGCTATCCCATTGGGGAGCAAGCAGCGTGTTTGCCATCTTTGCTGCGGCTGTGTTGTTATGGGGACTGCTGATGGTGGCAACACCTCCTCCCCGCCATCTCACCAGCGTGCGGTTGGCCTTGCTACAACCATTAACCCAATATCAACACCGAGCTTTGCTGGCGCTCAGCGGCGTAGCCGAACTGACCGAATTACCTGAAGAACAGGCCGTTTATTTAAAAGTGACGGCCAGCGAGTTTGATCAGGAACTGGCACAAGCTATTACACATACCACAGGAGAATCTTATGGGTCGCAGCGTTAA
- the ssb gene encoding single-stranded DNA-binding protein: protein MGRSVNKVTLIGTLGRDPEVRYMPNGNAVANLTMATDESYNDKQTGQKVEQTEWHRLVVYGKLAEIVQQYLKKGSKAYFEGRLKTREWEKDGVKRYTTEIVCNDMMMLDNRNNGGGDMSGGMNNGMGGGMNSGYPQQGAAGMMNPTAAPSPAQGGMGGQGYGQPQQPAQQAPMHNPQGSYQQPYQQPAPAPQQPMHQQPQQAPQQAPQQVPQQPTSRPQQPPGGYQQAPAPQAAPQPGNSFDDFDDDIPF from the coding sequence ATGGGTCGCAGCGTTAACAAAGTGACACTGATTGGTACTCTGGGCCGCGACCCGGAAGTACGCTACATGCCCAATGGCAATGCCGTTGCCAACCTGACAATGGCGACCGATGAGAGCTATAACGACAAGCAAACCGGTCAGAAAGTGGAGCAAACCGAATGGCACCGCCTGGTGGTCTACGGCAAGCTGGCTGAAATCGTTCAGCAATATCTGAAAAAAGGTTCCAAGGCCTATTTTGAAGGGCGTCTGAAAACCCGCGAATGGGAAAAAGACGGCGTTAAGCGTTACACCACAGAAATCGTCTGCAACGACATGATGATGCTCGACAATCGTAATAATGGTGGTGGCGACATGAGCGGGGGTATGAACAATGGTATGGGCGGTGGCATGAACAGCGGCTATCCGCAACAAGGGGCAGCAGGCATGATGAATCCGACCGCTGCTCCGTCACCGGCTCAAGGAGGAATGGGCGGACAAGGCTATGGCCAGCCACAACAACCAGCCCAGCAAGCGCCAATGCACAACCCGCAGGGTAGTTATCAGCAGCCGTATCAACAACCGGCCCCTGCGCCGCAACAGCCGATGCACCAACAACCACAGCAGGCACCACAGCAAGCACCGCAACAAGTACCACAACAGCCAACATCTAGGCCGCAACAACCACCTGGTGGTTATCAGCAAGCGCCTGCACCCCAAGCCGCACCGCAGCCGGGCAACAGCTTTGATGATTTTGACGACGATATTCCGTTCTAG
- the glp gene encoding gephyrin-like molybdotransferase Glp produces MASCDAPGLQTLDEALEQILSQLSPLHEQEWIPLSQADGRVLAADVQSCLDLPPADNSAMDGYAVRVEDLTEFDWLTINQRILAGDAITQPILPGECARIMTGAMVPEGADTVIMQEDAELGDNGKVRFLAAVKPAANIRRRGEEIASGDTVLSAGRRLRAADIGLLASLGIDRVAVCCRVRVAIMATGNELVAPGQALQAGQIYESNSQVLAALLVRLGCTVIHFGIVPDDPQALRLAYQNADNQADLVIASGGVSVGEADFSKQVLDELGQVGLWKLAIKPGKPFAFGRLANSWFTGLPGNPVSTMITFDQLVVPMLKKLAGENTPPRLKMRARLTCGLRRRPGRLEFQRAVVSTTADGVLAVTPLARQGSALLSTMAEANAYILLDGGTASLEEGKYVRVELFDGLLS; encoded by the coding sequence ATGGCTTCTTGTGATGCTCCTGGCTTGCAAACGTTGGACGAAGCACTGGAGCAAATCCTGTCGCAGTTGTCACCGCTGCATGAGCAGGAATGGATTCCATTGTCACAAGCTGATGGCAGAGTGTTGGCAGCTGACGTTCAAAGTTGCCTGGATCTGCCTCCGGCAGACAACTCCGCCATGGATGGTTATGCCGTACGGGTGGAGGATCTGACAGAGTTTGATTGGCTCACCATTAATCAGCGCATTCTGGCGGGAGACGCCATTACCCAGCCGATTTTGCCGGGTGAGTGTGCTCGTATCATGACTGGTGCCATGGTGCCGGAAGGTGCGGATACCGTCATCATGCAGGAAGATGCCGAGCTGGGTGACAACGGCAAGGTTCGTTTTCTGGCTGCGGTAAAACCGGCCGCCAATATTCGTCGTCGAGGTGAGGAAATAGCCTCTGGTGATACCGTGTTATCAGCCGGACGGCGTTTACGGGCGGCAGATATTGGTCTGCTGGCGAGCCTTGGGATTGACCGTGTGGCGGTGTGTTGCCGGGTGAGGGTTGCGATTATGGCAACCGGAAACGAACTGGTGGCCCCCGGACAAGCACTGCAAGCGGGACAGATTTACGAGTCCAACAGTCAGGTGCTGGCCGCACTGCTGGTGCGGCTGGGTTGTACGGTCATTCACTTTGGTATTGTGCCAGATGACCCGCAGGCATTACGCCTGGCTTACCAGAATGCCGACAATCAGGCTGACCTGGTCATTGCATCAGGTGGCGTCTCGGTTGGAGAAGCAGACTTCAGCAAGCAAGTATTGGATGAACTGGGTCAGGTGGGGTTGTGGAAGTTGGCCATCAAGCCAGGCAAGCCCTTTGCGTTCGGCCGTTTAGCCAATAGCTGGTTTACCGGTTTGCCGGGTAATCCGGTATCCACCATGATTACCTTTGATCAGCTGGTGGTGCCGATGCTGAAAAAACTGGCCGGAGAAAATACACCGCCACGATTAAAAATGCGCGCCCGATTAACCTGTGGGTTACGCCGTCGACCTGGACGTCTGGAATTTCAGCGGGCGGTGGTGTCAACCACAGCCGATGGCGTACTTGCAGTGACACCTCTGGCTCGTCAGGGATCAGCGCTGCTGAGCACCATGGCGGAAGCTAATGCCTATATCCTGCTTGATGGGGGTACGGCCAGCCTGGAAGAAGGTAAATATGTCCGGGTTGAGCTGTTTGACGGGTTGTTATCGTAG
- a CDS encoding fumarylacetoacetate hydrolase family protein, whose protein sequence is MYYPFLNDVPFLSAIGKAVCVGRNYAAHAAELNNPVPERPLLFIKPADAIVAMEGDITIPVNAGAVHHELEIALLIGRPLSFANHQQALAAIAGVGLALDLTLRDVQDGLKQKGHPWERAKAFDGACPVSRFVAAEQVNDWADLNVSLLRNGTMQQQGSSAAMLFPVADLLVEISQHFTLNPGDLVLTGTPAGVGPLEPGDQLTATLQDWLSISCQVVARQNAEEQGGK, encoded by the coding sequence ATGTACTATCCGTTTCTGAATGATGTTCCATTTTTGTCTGCTATTGGCAAAGCCGTCTGTGTGGGCCGTAATTATGCTGCCCACGCCGCCGAGTTGAATAATCCTGTCCCTGAGCGGCCATTACTGTTTATCAAACCAGCTGACGCTATTGTGGCGATGGAAGGTGATATCACGATTCCGGTTAATGCCGGTGCTGTGCATCACGAGCTGGAAATCGCCCTGCTGATCGGGCGGCCGTTATCATTCGCCAATCATCAGCAGGCATTGGCGGCAATCGCCGGGGTTGGTCTGGCACTGGATTTGACGCTGCGGGATGTTCAGGATGGCTTGAAACAGAAAGGCCACCCTTGGGAGCGTGCCAAAGCGTTTGATGGTGCTTGCCCGGTTTCCCGCTTTGTGGCAGCAGAGCAAGTGAATGACTGGGCCGATCTGAATGTGTCGCTATTGCGTAACGGCACCATGCAACAGCAAGGTAGCAGTGCGGCGATGCTGTTTCCGGTGGCTGATTTGCTGGTTGAAATCAGCCAGCACTTTACTCTGAACCCTGGCGATCTGGTATTGACCGGTACTCCGGCTGGAGTGGGTCCGCTTGAGCCAGGCGACCAGTTAACGGCGACTCTGCAAGATTGGTTGTCGATCTCGTGCCAGGTTGTGGCGCGACAAAATGCTGAAGAGCAGGGAGGTAAGTAA
- a CDS encoding PilZ domain-containing protein — MNQRRYTRVPFLRRAQIETRGQRMEVQCLDLSLRGVLLARPMESNWALEQHIQFVLTLGDQNQIVMDCSVAHIDDDVVGCACDSLGLESLTLLRRVLELNLPEPSHVQRELAELIRGDKYVHG; from the coding sequence ATGAACCAGCGACGCTACACCCGAGTGCCGTTTTTGCGCCGCGCCCAGATAGAAACCAGGGGTCAGCGTATGGAAGTTCAGTGCCTGGATCTGAGTTTGCGTGGTGTATTGCTGGCCCGTCCAATGGAATCCAATTGGGCGTTGGAACAGCATATTCAGTTTGTCCTGACGTTGGGTGATCAGAATCAGATTGTGATGGATTGCTCGGTCGCTCATATCGATGATGATGTGGTTGGCTGTGCCTGTGATTCATTGGGGTTGGAGAGCCTGACGTTGTTACGGCGGGTACTGGAACTGAACTTGCCTGAGCCGTCTCATGTGCAGCGTGAACTGGCCGAACTGATCCGGGGCGACAAATACGTTCACGGCTAA
- the bioB gene encoding biotin synthase BioB, which yields MGSAVAANFQSSSQPANAAIRNDWTLDEIQALLNQPFNDLLFQAQTVHRQYFDPNAVQVSTLLSIKTGACPEDCAYCPQSARYDTGLEKERLMEVEAVLEKAKAAKAAGSDRFCMGAAWRSPREKDMPYVLAMVKGVKELGLETCMTLGMLDEDKASRLGQAGLDYYNHNLDTSPDYYGEIITTRSYGDRLETLDNVRKAGMKVCSGGILGMGESQRDRAGLLQQLANLPQHPDSVPINQLVKVAGTPLEHAADVDPLDFIRSIAVARILMPKSHVRLSAGREEMSEEMQAMCFFAGANSIFYGECLLTTPNPAANKDQALFRKLGINSEHKVTQAPQQLDDLIAAPRDESELYARLGA from the coding sequence ATGGGCAGTGCCGTAGCAGCCAACTTTCAGTCCTCCTCGCAGCCAGCCAACGCTGCCATTCGTAACGACTGGACCCTGGACGAAATACAGGCACTGCTGAACCAGCCGTTTAACGACTTGCTGTTTCAGGCCCAGACGGTTCACCGCCAATACTTTGACCCGAACGCGGTACAGGTCAGCACACTGCTATCGATCAAGACCGGTGCCTGTCCGGAAGACTGCGCTTACTGCCCACAAAGTGCCCGCTACGATACCGGTCTCGAGAAAGAACGCTTGATGGAAGTGGAAGCCGTACTGGAAAAAGCCAAAGCCGCCAAGGCCGCCGGTTCCGACCGCTTCTGTATGGGTGCCGCCTGGCGCTCGCCACGAGAAAAAGACATGCCGTACGTACTGGCAATGGTTAAAGGCGTCAAGGAACTCGGCCTGGAAACATGCATGACCCTGGGCATGCTCGACGAAGACAAAGCCAGCCGCCTGGGTCAAGCCGGGCTGGATTATTACAACCACAACTTGGATACCTCGCCTGACTATTACGGCGAAATCATCACCACCCGTTCCTACGGCGACCGCCTCGAAACCCTCGACAATGTTCGTAAGGCCGGTATGAAAGTCTGTTCCGGCGGCATTCTTGGTATGGGCGAAAGCCAGCGTGATCGCGCTGGCCTGTTACAACAACTGGCCAACCTGCCCCAACACCCGGATTCAGTGCCCATCAACCAACTGGTCAAAGTAGCCGGTACGCCACTGGAACATGCAGCTGACGTTGATCCGCTCGACTTTATCCGCAGCATTGCAGTTGCCCGTATCCTGATGCCAAAGTCCCATGTGCGATTAAGCGCTGGACGCGAGGAAATGAGCGAGGAAATGCAAGCGATGTGTTTCTTTGCCGGAGCCAACTCCATCTTCTACGGCGAATGCTTGCTGACCACGCCTAACCCGGCGGCCAACAAGGATCAGGCGCTGTTCCGCAAACTGGGGATCAACTCCGAACACAAGGTCACTCAGGCACCACAACAACTGGACGACCTGATTGCGGCACCCCGGGATGAATCCGAGCTGTATGCTCGTCTCGGAGCCTGA
- a CDS encoding Crp/Fnr family transcriptional regulator codes for MANRFQSQVIAMIHDSASQCSPETSGLSPQRLKLLQNMPIFGALSADAINFIESRCIQRQVQARQAFFYEDDPASSIFVLETGNAEVMKQCGDEMRQLRQLGPGDSFGEMAVVDMNPRGATVRAITDCDALELPAAALYELYQYDLEQFTLIQMNMLREISRRLRYLNAKLAATRPDILETASKV; via the coding sequence ATGGCTAACAGGTTCCAGTCACAAGTGATCGCCATGATTCATGACTCTGCCAGTCAATGCTCACCGGAAACATCCGGACTCAGTCCGCAACGTCTGAAATTACTTCAGAATATGCCTATTTTTGGCGCACTCAGTGCCGATGCCATCAATTTTATCGAAAGCCGCTGCATCCAGCGACAAGTCCAGGCACGACAGGCCTTCTTTTACGAAGACGATCCTGCCAGCTCGATTTTTGTACTGGAAACAGGCAACGCCGAAGTGATGAAACAGTGTGGAGATGAAATGCGCCAGTTGCGCCAACTAGGGCCAGGTGACAGCTTTGGAGAAATGGCCGTTGTGGATATGAACCCCCGCGGGGCAACGGTACGTGCCATTACCGACTGCGATGCACTGGAGCTGCCAGCAGCGGCCTTATACGAGCTGTACCAATACGATCTCGAGCAATTCACCCTGATCCAGATGAACATGCTGCGTGAAATCAGCCGCCGTTTGCGTTATCTCAACGCCAAGCTTGCCGCCACACGACCGGACATACTCGAAACTGCCTCAAAGGTTTAA
- a CDS encoding NAD(P)-dependent alcohol dehydrogenase, producing the protein MITGYAVFEAGGELRPYEYDPGPLGSHQVEIAVEYCGLCHSDLSMINNDWGVSQYPFIPGHEAVGRIAATGDLVTQFAVGDIVGLGWQSGFCHTCECCMNGDHNLCYAVEETIVGRHGGFADRVRAEASSVIAIPAAIPMEQAGPLFCAGVTTFNPLMQHQLSPTARVAVIGIGGLGHLALQFLKAWGCEVTAFTSSPDKADEARRFGAHEIINSRDSAALKEAKNRFDLIISTVNVKLEWRRYIATLKPKGKLVLLGVLLEPLDINLIGQRAVMASEVGSPGTIKTMLEFAARHDILPQTEVMPMSEINQALGYLEAGKPRYRIVLQQNIADQQGVTPV; encoded by the coding sequence ATGATTACAGGTTACGCGGTATTTGAAGCAGGTGGAGAGCTTCGTCCTTATGAATACGATCCGGGGCCATTAGGCAGTCATCAGGTCGAGATTGCCGTTGAGTATTGCGGTCTGTGTCACAGCGATCTGAGCATGATCAACAACGACTGGGGCGTCAGCCAATACCCTTTTATTCCCGGCCATGAGGCTGTCGGTCGCATTGCTGCAACCGGCGATTTGGTCACCCAGTTTGCCGTCGGTGATATTGTCGGGCTAGGCTGGCAATCCGGTTTTTGCCACACCTGCGAATGCTGTATGAACGGCGACCACAACCTGTGTTATGCCGTTGAAGAAACCATTGTTGGTCGACACGGTGGCTTTGCCGATCGAGTGCGGGCCGAAGCCAGCAGTGTGATCGCGATACCAGCTGCTATTCCCATGGAACAGGCCGGGCCACTGTTTTGTGCTGGCGTCACAACCTTTAACCCGCTGATGCAGCACCAGTTATCACCTACCGCCAGAGTTGCGGTGATTGGTATCGGCGGACTCGGTCATTTGGCGCTGCAGTTTCTCAAAGCCTGGGGCTGCGAAGTCACCGCCTTCACCTCCTCCCCCGACAAAGCCGATGAGGCCCGACGCTTTGGTGCCCACGAAATTATCAACAGCCGCGATAGCGCAGCGCTGAAAGAGGCAAAAAACCGCTTTGATCTGATTATTTCAACCGTCAATGTCAAACTTGAATGGCGGCGCTACATCGCTACACTCAAACCCAAGGGCAAGCTGGTGTTGCTGGGGGTATTATTGGAACCGCTGGATATCAATCTGATTGGTCAACGAGCGGTGATGGCGTCTGAAGTGGGCAGTCCTGGTACCATCAAGACCATGCTCGAATTTGCCGCCCGCCACGACATCTTGCCGCAAACAGAAGTCATGCCGATGAGTGAAATTAACCAAGCCCTGGGCTATCTGGAAGCAGGCAAGCCGCGCTACCGCATTGTGCTGCAGCAAAATATCGCCGACCAACAGGGAGTAACCCCTGTCTGA
- the tkt gene encoding transketolase, with product MTSRTELANAIRALSMDAVQKAKSGHPGAPMGMADIAEVLWNDYLQHNPNNPEWADRDRFILSNGHGSMLIYSLLHLTGYELSIDDLKSFRQLHSKTPGHPEYGYAPGIETTTGPLGQGIANGVGMAVAEKVLAAQFNRKGHDIVDHNTYVFMGDGCMMEGISHEVCSLAGTLGLGKLVAFYDDNGISIDGDVDGWFTDDTAARFESYGWQVIRHVDGHDSEEIKMAIDTARANTEQPTLICCKTIIGFGSPNKEGKEDCHGAPLGDDEIALTRARLGWTHGPFEIPANVYEGWSAKAKGAAAEQSWNDKFAAYAVAYPELAAEFERRMKGELPADFSVKAAAYITECQTKGDTIASRKASQNTLNTFGPLLPELLGGSADLAGSNLTLWSGANGISAEDASGNYLFYGVREFGMSAMMNGLALHKGFIPYGATFLMFMEYARNAVRMASLMKQRAIFVYTHDSIGLGEDGPTHQPVEQVASLRNTPNLETWRPCDTVESAVAWKSAVERADGPSALVFSRQNLPHQQRTAEQVVNVARGGYILKECAGTPDVIVIATGSEVGLAMDAAAQIADKAVRVVSMPCAEVFCKQDAQYIESVLPAAVTARVAVEALHKDYWYKFVGLQGVIIGMDTFGESAPAADLMAHFGFTRDKVVNSINSLV from the coding sequence ATGACCTCTCGTACCGAACTGGCTAACGCCATCCGCGCATTAAGTATGGACGCTGTCCAGAAGGCCAAAAGTGGCCATCCAGGCGCCCCAATGGGCATGGCTGATATCGCCGAGGTACTGTGGAACGACTATCTCCAACACAACCCGAACAATCCGGAATGGGCTGACCGCGACCGCTTTATCCTGTCCAATGGTCATGGCTCCATGCTGATTTACTCGCTGCTGCACCTGACTGGCTACGAGCTGTCCATTGATGACCTGAAGAGTTTTCGTCAACTGCACAGCAAAACGCCAGGTCACCCCGAATACGGCTACGCCCCGGGCATTGAAACCACCACCGGACCTTTGGGTCAGGGCATTGCCAATGGTGTTGGTATGGCGGTAGCAGAAAAAGTATTGGCCGCCCAGTTTAATCGCAAGGGCCACGACATCGTTGACCACAACACCTATGTCTTTATGGGTGACGGTTGCATGATGGAAGGTATCTCTCATGAAGTCTGTTCTCTGGCGGGTACTCTGGGTCTGGGCAAGCTGGTCGCTTTCTACGACGACAACGGCATTTCTATCGACGGAGACGTTGATGGCTGGTTTACCGACGATACGGCTGCCCGTTTTGAATCCTACGGCTGGCAGGTCATTCGCCACGTGGACGGTCATGATTCCGAAGAAATCAAGATGGCGATTGACACTGCGCGGGCCAATACCGAGCAACCGACACTGATCTGTTGCAAGACCATCATTGGTTTTGGCTCACCGAATAAAGAAGGCAAGGAAGACTGCCACGGTGCACCACTGGGTGATGACGAAATTGCTCTGACGCGTGCACGCCTGGGTTGGACACATGGCCCGTTTGAAATCCCGGCCAATGTGTATGAAGGCTGGAGCGCGAAAGCAAAGGGTGCCGCCGCCGAACAATCCTGGAACGACAAATTTGCTGCCTACGCTGTGGCTTACCCGGAACTGGCTGCTGAATTTGAGCGTCGGATGAAAGGTGAATTGCCTGCTGACTTCAGCGTGAAGGCGGCTGCCTACATCACCGAATGCCAGACCAAGGGCGATACAATCGCCTCTCGTAAAGCATCCCAGAACACACTGAACACGTTTGGTCCGCTGCTGCCAGAACTCCTCGGCGGTTCTGCCGACCTGGCCGGTTCCAACCTGACCTTGTGGTCGGGTGCCAACGGCATCAGCGCTGAAGATGCCAGCGGCAACTATCTGTTTTATGGCGTGCGTGAATTTGGCATGAGCGCCATGATGAACGGCCTTGCATTGCACAAGGGCTTTATTCCTTACGGCGCTACCTTTCTGATGTTTATGGAATACGCCCGCAACGCTGTGCGTATGGCGTCGCTGATGAAGCAACGCGCTATTTTTGTATACACCCACGATTCCATTGGTTTGGGTGAAGATGGCCCTACCCATCAGCCGGTAGAACAGGTTGCCAGTCTGCGTAATACGCCAAATCTGGAAACCTGGCGCCCATGTGATACGGTTGAAAGCGCAGTGGCCTGGAAGTCGGCGGTAGAGCGTGCAGATGGTCCATCAGCACTGGTATTCTCACGTCAGAATCTACCTCATCAACAACGCACCGCAGAACAGGTTGTCAATGTGGCTCGTGGTGGCTATATCCTGAAAGAGTGCGCAGGTACCCCGGACGTGATTGTGATTGCAACCGGTTCCGAGGTCGGCCTGGCGATGGATGCGGCGGCGCAGATTGCCGACAAGGCCGTTCGCGTGGTGTCCATGCCGTGTGCTGAAGTGTTCTGTAAACAGGATGCCCAGTACATTGAGTCCGTATTGCCCGCTGCCGTGACAGCACGCGTTGCCGTTGAGGCGCTGCACAAGGATTACTGGTACAAGTTTGTTGGTCTGCAGGGTGTCATTATTGGTATGGATACGTTTGGAGAGTCGGCACCGGCTGCTGATCTGATGGCACACTTCGGTTTCACCAGAGACAAAGTGGTTAATTCTATTAATAGCCTGGTCTGA